GTAGAGTCCTGGCCAATAAGTTCCGAAAACAGGGTGGCATCGTGCAAAAGGCAACCGTGCATGCAATTCGCCCCGCAGACGAATCCGGTTGGACATATGTCACTAATGCCGGTGAAGTTACAACGCCCAAACTAGTCCTTGCTATGGGCGTCTGGTCTGCTGAGTTGCTGAAACCTCTGGGGCTGCGCGTCCCATTGCAATCTGAACGTGGCTACCACGTCTCCTTCACATCGCCCGGCGTGACACTCAACAACTCTATCCTGGATGTGGACAAGAAGTTCGTAGCTTCTTCGATGGAAGATGGGTTGCGCGTTGCCGGAACGGCCGAGTTCGCGGGCCTCGACGCGCCAGAAAACAAGAAACGACTGAACAGCCTCGTTAAGTTGGCACGCCATCTTTCTCCGAACCTGAATACCGATGAGTACACAACATGGTCTGGTCAGCGGCCAAGCCTTCCTGACAGTCTGCCTTGCATCGGCGAATTGGAAGGATTCCCAAATCTGATAACCGCCTTTGGGCACAGCCACTATGGTCTGATGATGGCACCAAAGACAGGAAAGATCGTGGCGGACATCGCGACAGGCACCAAAACCAACATCGACCTGAAACCGTTTCGCGCCGAACGGTTTTGACCCTCTCCACTTTTGCGATTGGTCAAAACCTCCAAGTCGAACAATTTCTTTACCTCTGGTGTTTAGAAAACTGCGAACGAGAAAGCGCAGGCAACCGATCAGTGCGAGCGCAAGTGTCGGAGCACCGCAGTGGCTGTTTTTACCCTGAGCACGATCTACCTAGGAAACTATGCAGATTTTGACCCGATAGACGGAAACGCGACGCCTGGGGACACTTCCGGGTTGTTAGGAACATATTATGGTGCGGGTAATGCAGCCTCAGCGAATATTGTTGAGTTAACTGCAAATGACGCAAACAGCGATGGTCTGATTGACAGTAATGATACGGCGTCTCCTGATACCATAACATATGACTTGGGTTCGGGCGTTGTCACCACGCAGTACGACTCGCTCTTTAACGTCGACTCGACCGTGACTTTCGCTCCAGGCAGTGGCGAACCGGACTACAACGGCCTGGGAGGCGTCATTCAAACTGAAACGGGCGATTTGTTTTTCGTGATGATTGATGATGACACCGGATTTGGAAGCAATGCCTTTGATGATGTGGCCATCCAATCAATCACAATCAACAGCGTTACAACCTTTGGGTCTCAGTCAGGTGCGACCTACAGCGATGACCAATCCTTTGTCCCATGTTTCACAGCCGGCGTTACCATAAAATCACCCAATGGCGATGTTCCGGTAGAACATCTTCGAAAGGGAGATTGGGTTACGACCTTGGACAATCACTATCAAAGGATTGTCTGGATTGGTCGCAGAAACCTGAGTTCGCAATATCTTCAGAACCAACCAAACCTTTTGCCCATCTGTATTTCGGCTGGCAGTTTAGCGGATGGTGTCCCTTGTCGTGACCTTGTCGTGTCGCCGCAACATTGCTTGCTTTTGGGATCCAAAATAATTCAACGCGTTACAGGAAAAGACGAGGTTCTCATTCCCGCCAAAAAGCTCTTGGGACTATCCGGCGTGCATAAAGTTCAGTCTCGTCTGGGGGTTCAGTATTTTCACTTTGCTTTAAAATCCCACGAACTTGTCTGGGCCAATGGTGCGTTGTCGGAGACTCTGTTTCTCGGACCACAAGTTCGAAGCGCGCTCTCCCAAGGACCCACTTTAGAATTTGGAAATGTGTTTGGCCGGTCGCGCCCGAGTGAGATTCCGATGATGAAACATCCTGCACGCTTAGTATTGCGGAAGAACCAACGGGTAAGATGCCTCATCGCGCGTCATCAAAAGAACCGAATGCCGTTTGTTCCACCACTATCTTCAGCTGGTTTGTGAGGTAACCTGCTGCAAAGTTTGCCTTCAAGAATTCCCAACCCTGCCCATATTCAGCACGATTGTTGCCACATCCCATTCCTATCCATGGAATCATCATTGAATGTTAGGGGTAACAAAACAATGCCGACCAATATGACAGAGATCCGCGACTTCGTTATGCGCGAACGTGAGCTTGCCTTGTCCGAGCGTGAATGGAAGTTCCGCCTGCGCGGCTATGGTTATGACATCCGCAACACCGACGAAGGCACAGTCGTGACCTCGCTCATCGGCGGACGTGAAATCTGCACTCTGGGTGCCGCTGCCTAAGGCCACCTTGACGATTTAAGACTTGATCTCCGCAACTTGCCGCGTTTGTGTGACGGCAAGCAGCGGAGGACAGCAAATGCCACAAACCTGTATCGCCGTGATCGGCGGCTCAGGCATTTATGACATTGACGGGCTTGAAGGCGCTGATTGGGTTAGTGTCGACAGCCCATGGGGCGTTCCATCTGATCAATTCCTGACCGGCATGTTGAACGGCGTCAAAATGGTCTTCTTGCCCCGCCATGGTCGCGGGCATGTGTACTCTCCCAGCACCGTTCCTTATCGTGCCAACATAGATGCGCTCAAACGCCTGGGCGTGACAGATGTGATCAGTGTTTCGGCCTGTGGTTCATTCCGCGAAAAAATGGCGCCCGGTGATTTTGTTATTGTGGATCAATTTATTGACCGAACGTTTGCGCGCGAAAAGTCGTTCTTCAGCGCAGGTTTCGTTGCGCATGTCAGCGTCGCACACCCAACCTGTCCACGCCTTGGAGAGGCCTGTGAAACCGCCGCGCGCGAGACCGGGATCACGGTTCATCGCGGCGGCACTTACCTGGCCATGGAAGGTCCGCAATTCTCAACTTTGGCGGAGTCAAAAATGTACCGCGAAAGCTGGGGCTGCGACGTCATTGGTATGACCAACATGCCCGAAGCCAAACTCGCCCGCGAGGCCGAGCTTTGCTACGCCTCCGTCGCCATGATCACCGACTACGACAGCTGGCATCCCGACCACGGCGAGGTAGATGTCACACAGATCATCGCCACGCTCATGGGTAATGCCGACAACGCCCGCACTATGGTCTCACGCCTGCCCGACCTGCTTGGACCAGAGCGCGCCCCATGCCCGCATGGCTGCGACCGGGCGCTGGAATACGCCATTCTGACGGCACCTGAGGCGCGTGATCCTGCACTCGCAGCCAAGCTGGATGCCGTGGCACGCCGCGTACTATGTCCAAGGGAGGACGCATAAATGCCACTCGATCTCTGGCTAACCTTTGTGGCCGCCTCAACCGCGCTTCTGCTCATTCCAGGACCAACCATCCTTCTGGTCCTCTCCTATGCGCTGAGCCAGGGCCGTCGCGTCGCCGTGGCCAGTGCAACCGGTGTGGCCCTGGGCGATCTGGTGGCAATGTCTGCATCACTGGCAGGATTAGGGGCCTTGGTACTGGCTTCCGCCACGCTGTTCACCATCCTCAAATGGGTTGGCGCAATTTACCTTATATACCTTGGGATCAAGCTCTTGCGCAGCGCGCCAAGTTCGGATCTTGAAACCCTGACACCCAATGAGAAACCAGCGCGGGGTGTCTTTTGGCGTGCCGCGGCAGTAACGGCTCTCAACCCGAAGTCCATCGCATTTTTCATTGCCTTCGTGCCGCAATTTGTGTCTGTAAAACAACCACTTCTGCCGCAGTTCACCATCCTGATTGCCACCTTCGTGGGCCTCGCTGCAATCAATGCGCTGGCCTATGCTTTGCTCGCGGACAAGCTGCGCCAAACTATTGGACGCGGCAGCGTGATCACCATGCTTACACGTGGCGGTGGCGTGGCTCTGATCGGCATGGGCGTGATGACGGCAACGTTGCGCCGCTCCGCGTGACAGACGCGTACGGAAAGGTTCTTGTCCTCGGGGCAGATGGCTTCATTGGCCGCCACCTCGCCTTTGGCCTGCGCGACGCCGGATGGGATGTTCTGGCCTCCGCGCGGCACCCTGAACGGTTGGCACGAATGGGGTTCAACACGCTAAAGGCAGACCTGACCTCAGCCGAGGCTCAGACACAAGACTATTGGAGTCGCAAGCTTGAAGATGTCACCCACGTGGTCAATGCCGCAGGCGTGCTGCATGCTTCTGACGCTACATACAAAGCCGTGCATGTCGATGCCCCAAATGCTCTCTATGCAGCAATGAAAACCACCCGCGGCATCCTCATCTCAGCTGTAGGAATAGACGAGGCGGACACCGCTTTTGCCCGCTATCGCCGCGGCGGGGAACAAGCCGCCGAGGCGCATGGCATCACGATCCTGCGCGCAGGTCTGGTGTTGGCAGACACCTCCTATGGTGGCTCATCGCTGGCACGGTCCCTTGCAGCTTTGCCTTTTGTCACGCCTGTCGTCGGAAACGGCACACAAACCTTTAATCCGGTCCATGCCAGTGATCTGTCTTTGGCTGTTGATCACATGCTGCGCACGCCTCCAGGCCCAGAGCGACACGAGATCGGCGGGCCGGAAACCGTGACACAACGCGATATGATCGCCGCCATGCGCCGGTGGCTGGGATTGCGTCCAACACTTATATTGCCGTTGCCGATGGCTTTGGCACGCATGATTGGACGGCTGGGCGATGCCATGCAGTGGGGACCAATATCGGCAACATCTGTCGCCCAGCTGAATAGCGGTGTTGTGGCACAGCCCGACGCGGCCATTGCGAACATGCCAGACACACCTCGAGGGTTTTCACAGTTCCTTTTCGCACGTCCGGCGGGCACACAAGATCTGTGGCATGCGCGGCTCTACCTCTTTCGCCCGCTGGTCAGGGTCGTACTGGGGGTGCTGTGGCTGGCATCCGGTATCTTGGGACTTATCTTGCCATCTGAAAGTTTCCTGCCGCTGGTCCAAAACGCCACTCTCCCGGATGGCCTATTAATTGCCCTGGCCCGCCTCGGAGGGTTAGTCGATCTGGCGATCGCAGCAGCGCTGTTTCGAGGGTGGCGCCCAAAACTTGTAGCCTGTCTACAAGCTGCGATGGTCCTGTCTTACACAGTTGCTTTCACAGCCTTGGCCCCTGTGCTTTGGCTCTTACCGCTAGGTGGGCTGCTCAAGAACCTGCCCATCCTCGCCCTCATCGCGATCATGGCAATTCTGGAAGACGAGCGATAGCTATGGATCCCTATCTGATCGCCAAATGGCTGCATATCCTGAGTTCTACAGTGCTTTTCGGAACTGGCATTGGCACAGCCTTTCAAATGGTCTGGGCCATGCGCACGAAGAAGGTTGAAACCTTTCATTCCGTCACCTCGGGCGTCGTGGTTGCCGATTGGATATTCACGACACCCGCAGGCATTTTGCAACCTTTGACAGGAATCTGGCTGATTTACCTCACAGGATACAGCCTCAGTGAGCCTTGGCTCATTGTGACATTTGCGCTCTACGCGCTTGCCTTTGTTTGTTGGTTTCAGGTCGTGCGCCTGCAAATACGCATTCGTGATCTGGCCAGAGCGGCACTTGATCACGGCAAGCCGCTCTCTTCGGAAGCAAGCCGTGCTTACAAAAAATGGTTCGTTCTGGGATGGCCCGCCTTCATCGGATTGACGATTGTCTTTTGGCTCATGGTGAGCAAGCCTGCTCTTTGGTAGTCAGCTCAGCCATGCTTTTTCACATTGCCGCGAATGAGCTCTCGGATCTCCCGCGCCGCACTCGTTTCTGCGTCACGGCACAGCGCCACAAAAGCATCTCGTTCATCCTTGTTTAGCCGCAAGAAAAACTCGCTGCCCTTCTTGCAGGATGTCTTATCCTTGGCTGTGCCACTTGGGTGACCTTGCAGGCATGCCTCTCGGACCGTGCTTGCCAACCGTCCAGAGAGCTTAAACCATGAATATGCAAGTGCCGCATATCTAAGCACGTTGCTTTAACGGTGATTTCACAACCCTTCGTAATCCTTGCCAAATCCACCGGCATCGGCCAAACCGGAGGGTGGAATGTGAAACCGGGAACCAAGAGATGCCAAACTCCAAACCGATCAAGGACTACATCCGCACCATCGTGGATTTTCCGCACGAGGGCATCATGTTCCGCGATGTGACAACACTTTTTGCCGATCCGCGTGGCTTTCGCATGGCCATCGATCAGCTACTGCATCCATACGCCGGGATGCAAATCGACAAGGTTGTCGGGCTGGAAGCCCGAGGTTTTATCCTTGGAGGTGCCGTGGCGCATCAACTTTCGGTTGGTTTCGTACCAATCCGCAAGAAAGGCAAACTGCCAGGCGCTGTGATCTCAGAAGAATATCAGCTGGAATACGGCGAAGCCATAGTCGAAGTGCATGACGACGCCATCACTGCTGGTGAAAAAATACTCGTGGTGGACGACCTGCTGGCCACAGGCGGCACAGCCGAGGCCGGGATCAAACTGGTTGAACGCCTGGGTGGCGAAATTATCGGCTGCGCCTTTGTGATCGACCTGCTAGAGTTGGGCGGCCGCGCCAAACTGGAAGCCATGGGAATGGATGTGCACGCACTTTGTGACTTTGAAGGCGTCTAAGCGCGCGCCTCCATCTCAGGTTCTGGCGACGTAACCTGACACCGGCGTCATGTTTTTGATGTTGTCAAACATCGGCGACCCAAGCTCAGCCGCCATTTGAATCTCGTTGAGTTGTTCGTCCGATGCATCCGTTTTAACCTTGATGTCATAGGACAACTCGCCAAATCCAGGACGTACGTCCTTATCGATTTCCAGATACCCACGAAGATCAAACGGCGCAGTCACCGTAATTTCAAGATCGGAAAAATCCACACCACGCAAATTGGCGTGCGTCACCCAACCAATGGTCAAACACGACCCAAGCGCTGCAAGCAAAAGTTCCATCGGGTCGATGTTTTCGTCTTTCCCTCCTAGCGGTGTTGGCTCATCTGTTTTAATCGTAAAGCTGCGCGCGGTCGTTTTGGCTTGTGCGCCACCCAACCATTTCGTTGTGCTGGAAAAACTTCCTTTCGCGTCGTTCGGATTTTCTTGCAGATGCGCCTTAGTGTTTTGCATCGTTTCGATGTCGAGGGTTGTACAGCTTAGCAAATTATCAGTCGTCATTGCGTTTCTCCGGTTCTGATGTCGCGCGACTTTCGGTGAGCTGACCAAGTAAACTTCGCAACAGCTCTGCCTGCTCCGACGCCAGTCCGGCGACCAATTCGTCGCACAACGCCAATTGCTCTGCCTCGATTTTTTTCATCAGGCGTCTCGCCTTGCGCGTCGCGCTTAGCAGGACTGTGCGCCTGTTGGTTTCGGGTCTCTTGCGTTCTACCAAGTCACGCGCACATAGCCGGTCGGCCACATTGGTCGCGCTGGATTGCGGCAGCTTAACAGACGCTGCCAAGTCGCTCATGCGCACCGCACCTTCTCGGACAACGCTGCGCAGCATAGTCATTTCAGCGGGCGCAAACGGTGGTTCTTGCGCGTCTGCGTAACGCGTTTCGATTTGAGCCAAACGTTGCGATAGCTCAACAATGAGGGTTTGCAGATCTTGTCCGCCAATCATTTTTCGAATATTTCCATTTTCGAATTGTTCGAAAAATAGGGCAAGCTACCAGTGAGTCAATCGATTTCTTCCCAGATCGCGCATAACGAGCCCTGAGCCAGTCGCTTTTCAGAATGAAAGCTCAGACTTAGTCTATAGGCTTGTACCACTCATCAATGATCGAAACCGCCTCATCGGCACTTTCAACAAACTGGAATAGGTCAAGATCTTCTGGCGAAATCGTCCCCGCTTCAGAGAGCGCATCCCAATTGATGATCCCGCGCCAGAATTCCTCGCCGAACAACAAGAACGGCACTCGGTTCATCCGGTCCGTCTGAATCAGCGTCAGCGCCTCGAAGAGCTCGTCCAAGGTGCCAAACCCACCGGGGAAACAACAAATCGCCTTTGCGCGCATCAGGAAATGCATCTTGCGAATGGCGAAGTAGTGAAAGTTAAAGCACAGCCCCGGTGTGACATACTCATTCGGGGCCTGTTCATGCGGCAGCACGATGTTTAGCCCAATAGAATTGCCGCCCGCATCATCCGCGCCGCGGTTTCCGGCCTCCATGACGCCCGGGCCACCACCTGTAGCCACGACATACTCTCGACCATAGCTCTGCATCGACTTTTCCGTCATAAGCCGCGCAAACACTCGGGCCTCATCGTAGAATCGGGACAAATCGGCGAGCGTTTTGGTGCGCGCCTTGTCTTTTTGGGACGGCTCCGGAATGCGCGCGCCACCAAACAGCACCACAGTGCTTTCGATGCCGCGCTCGTTTAGGATCATTTCTGGTTTGAGTAACTCAAGCTGAAGTCGGACAGGCCGCAACTCATCGCGACACAGGAAATCCTCATCCGCAAAGGCTAAACGGTAGGCAGGCGCACGTGTTTGCGGTGTGTCCGGAACATTTTCGGCGGTAAAGCGATCCGAATGGGCGTCGCGAAACTGGCTACGGCGGTCATCTTTCATAGTATTGGTCTCTTTCAGCTCGTTTTCACAAGGCGTATAGCCTTGAGCGCGACTTGGCCAGCCTCGGCAAGCGCCGTCACAGGGAGATGAACATGGACTGGCAGGCTGAAATCACGAGCGCGCAGGCACGTGTTGCGCCACATATCCGACGCACGCCTGTGGCGACGGTTCATGCCTTTGGCCTTCCCTACAAAGTTGAGCTCAAGCTGGAACACCTACAGCACACCGGTAGTTTCAAAGCCCGCGGCGCATTCAACACGCTTCTGTCACAGAAGGTGCCCCAAGCCGGACTTGTAGCCGCGTCAGGTGGAAATCACGGGGCCGCCGTGGCTTATGCAGGATCACAACTGGGGCACAAGGCACGCATATATGTGCCGGAAATGGCAGGTCCCGCAAAAATCAGCTTAATCGAAGGCCTCAGCGCAGATTTGCAAGTGGTCAAAGGAGCCTATGCGAATGCGCTCAACGCTGCCAAGGCCTATGAAGTTGAAACCGGCGCCATGCAAATCCATGCCTATGATGCACCTGGCACTGTAGCGGGCCAAGGCACCTGCATGGCCGAATGGGAAACACAAGGGCTGGAGGCAGATACGGTCCTCATTGCCGTAGGTGGAGGTGGCCTCATTGCTGGAGCCATGGCTTGGCTCGGGGGAAGGCGGAAGGTCGTGGCTGTTGAGCCAGAAACCTGCAACGCTCTGCATGCGGCACGCATCGCGGGCAAACCGTTGGATGTTGACGTCTCCGGCGTTGCCGCCAATGCCTTGGGCGCTCGGCGCATTGGAGACATTTGCTTTGATATTGCCAAACAACAGAACATTGAAACCGTTCTTGTTTCGGACAAGGCGATAAGCCGTGCTCAACACGCACTGTGGAAAGAGATGCGACAACTGGTGGAACCTGCAGGTGCCGCTGCTCTTGCCGCCCTCATATCGAGCTCATATCAGCCAGCCGAAAACGAACGCGTGGCCGTTTTGATCTGCGGCGGCAACATCGCGCCAGACCCGTTTCAAGCTTAGTCGATTGCACGCAGCCGCTGTGCATTTTATAGGCGTTGCGAACAGACATTCAGACGCTGGGAGGCCAACATGTCCAACGCCCAACTCGAAGCCGCCATTGAATCCGCCTGGGACGCACGCGACGCGATCACGCCCGCGACGACGGGCGAGACCCGAGAAGCCATTGAAGATACGCTCAACGCATTGGATGGTGGCACCTTACGCGTGGCCGAAAAACAGGCGGACAATTCCTGGCATGTGAACCAGTGGGCCAAGAAGGCTGTACTCCTGGGCTTTCGTATCAAAGATATGGAACAGCAAGACGGCGGCCCGCAGGCTGGCGGCTGGTGGGACAAGGTCGACAGCAAATTCAAAGGTTGGGGCGACAACCAGTGGAAAGCCGCGGGCTTTCGTGCGGTACCCAATTGCGTCGTTCGCAAATCCGCCTACATCGCCCCCGGCGTTGTGCTCATGCCGTCTTTTGTGAACCTCGGCGCCTATGTGGACGAAGGTACAATGGTCGACACCTGGGCGACCGTGGGCAGCTGCGCTCAGATCGGTAAGAATGTGCATCTCTCGGGCGGCGTCGGCATCGGCGGCGTGCTGGAACCGATGCAGGCCGGTCCTACAATCATCGAAGACAACTGCTTTATCGGCGCCCGCTCGGAGGTTGTCGAAGGCTGTATCGTGCGCGAAGGGTCTGTGTTGGGCATGGGCGTGTTCATTGGTCAATCCACAAAGATCGTCGACCGTGAAACCGGCGATGTGATGTACGGAGAAGTCCCGCCCTATTCCGTGGTTGTCGCAGGCTCTATGCCCACCAAGAACAACATCAATCTCTACTGCGCGGTGATTGTGAAACGGGTTGATGAACGCACCCGCTCAAAGACCGGTATCAACGAGCTTTTGCGTGACTGACTTCGATGCACGGCGTGAGCAGGTGATCAATGACCTGCTTGCGCTGATTAGAAAATATTCGAGCGAGCTTCTGCTTGAAGAAATCGCAGATGGCGACAGCCAGGCCATGCCGAAGGACGGTGTCAAACATTTGGCTGCCTTGCATGACTTGCGGGACAGCTATGATTGGCGATTACAAAAACAGCCTGACAACTCGTGGTATCCTTGCGAACCAATCGAGCTCATCGCGTATGCCGTGGATGATCATTCGCAGCGCGCGCAGGTTTTTTGCAATGCTTTGCTGGTTGTGTCCGAACTGGACGGAACTGAGCAAGACTACATGAATTACCGCTGGTTCCAGTCCCCAGGCGAAGCGTGGTTTCGCGGCTTAGACGAACCTTGGAGGTCCGCTTTGTTGGCTGGGTTCGCCGTGCGCCACGCGGACAGCAACGCGCTGGAGCGAGAGTTCTGGACGCGCCCGGGTGCAAAGGGACGATGGATCGAACCCAAAGGGAAAAGCGATGGCTGATCGAAAGACTTCCAAACAACAGGTCTATACCCTGCTTGTCGAGATTGGTCGCAAAGAGGGTGACGGGCTTCCGAAGAACGCAACTGGTGCCGCACTCATGGTCTATGCCTCTGGCGTGGACGAAGCAGAAGCCGTGCGCGAAACCGTGGCCATCCTGAAACAGGCCGGCACAGCGCCGCTAGACGTGTCCGGCTATGGCACGCTGAAAGAGCGCGAAGCCGAAGGTCACGACATCAGCGATGAAGAACGTGATCTATTGCGCCGCGCATTGGACGAGAACGCTGTAATTGTCGCCCAAGTGACGCCGTTTTTGAATGAAAGTGAGCGTCAGGCCGCGCGCATTGTGGCCAAAGTCACTGCTTCAAATGGTTTGAGCACTGGCCAGATCGGCTTGGGATGTTCCGGCAGGCGAGCACGATCAAATTCTGCCAACACGCTGGTGGCCAACGCATCAGGTTTGCGACGCATGCGACCGATGTAAAGGCTCTCTAGGGGACACCCGCTGGCTTGAACCGATTGGTGCCCTGGCAAGAGCAAATGGTGGTACGTCACGGTGTTTGGACCGTTGGCCACGAAAGCAGAACTGTCATTCACCAGATGCCGAGCCGGAACAAGCACCGCTTCACTGCCAAACATGTATTCAACCTGCGAGCCGCGCATGACCAGCCTCTGCTGCGGGGCGACGACAATGTCTCGTTGAAGATTGAAATACGGCGCTCTGAGCCGAATGGGACGGAATGTGCCCCGCGCCGGAACGGTGCGACGCACCACTTGAAGAACTGGCACTGTTTCGCCCGCATCCGTTGTTACCATGTCTCCACGTCGCACCTCGGACGCGAGCATCTCTCCAGCAGGTGTCAAAATGGGCACATGCGACGTGAGGGTCGGCATTGGCCCTACGGGTTCAATCTGGTCCGAGACCCCGACAAACAGCACGTCTTCTTGCAGTTCGCTGGCGTGGTGGTTTGCAAAAGCCGCATCGAGATCTTCTTCAAGGAGGCCCACAGGGTCCTTGAGTTGCGCTCTTGTGATGGTTTCCGCCTCGGGCTGCTCAAGTGTGAGCGTTGCAATGCTTTTCGCGACATCCCAGCTAAAGCTGAGGCGGATCACATCCACGCGTCCATTTGCGTCAAACGGAAGCGTGGCGTGGCGCACATCATTGCCGATTGCATCCACTAAAACGATGCCTCCATGTGCAAGCGCCTGCACGCTGAAACGACCCACTTTGGGCCATGTGCGCTGGAAGGAAAACAGTGTTTGCGGCTTTGTGTCTGCAGAAAGTCGCGTCTCGATAAGGATTGTTCCACGTCTGAGCCACGTGGAGCGCGCCGATGTGATCGGAACATCTTCGTTTTCAAAATCATCCGTGTCGGTGCGAAACCATCCACCTCTATTGTCACGCAACCCGAGCCAAGCCATGTCAGGCTACCCATTTCTGGGCAAGCAACTGCGCTTCGTAGCTGCGCAACATTCGGCGTGCTGCGGCACTGTAACCATCTGTCGTTTCTGGGTTCATTTCAGGAAAAAGGTCGCAAATTTCACGTACAATTTCGTCTTCGAAACTGTCATGGATTTGCGGCCCGGGCATGAAGCTTTCCGTCGCGAGCCCTTCGGAAACGATGACTTGATGCCGGTCGAAGAGAAGATGGAAATAGGTCACCGACGGCATCTCACTACGACGCACGCTATGGTCGTTCACCAAATCCTTGGCCGCCACAAGAACCTCAGAGTCGCCAAACAAAAGCTCTGCCAAACTGTCGCGGATCAGCACCCGATGCAGAGGAGACACCCAAAGTTCTTTGTGATCTCCAAACGTTCCAGCGGCAATGCGGATGGGAGCAAAATTTGCAGTGCCTTCAACCGTGCGGCTTCCCACCCAGCGCAATGGCTGAAACCCTTCATCACGTGTAAGTACCAGATCATCGGGTTGCAAGTCTTCAACCGGCACGTCACCCCGTTCACACAAAATATGCGTGCCTTCGACGAAACAAGGTACTGAGTTCAGCGTGACAAAGCCGATATCGGTGTCACCGGTTGTGCTTGTTACTTCGTAGGTGAAGTTGACTTCTTCGACATCACCATCGCCAAGAACCGTGATCGTTCCGTCGCCGTTAACCTGAACTGTTTGTCCAGACGGAAGAATGACGTCACCACTTGGTGGAATCGTTTGGCCATTAATCAGGGAAATGCTGAGTGTGCCACCCGTGCCGTTGATATCATTGCCCAACAGATCAATGGTGCGAGACCCGGTTGGAAACAGATTGGCCGAGTCATCCAGCGCAACAAGGGTTGTTTGCGCACTATCCGCAGCGATCAAAAGGGTAGAGTCAAAGTTGTTGTCCGCAACATCCGCGATCCCGATGCGCAACGAATTTACGCCATCAACCAAGGGAATGGTTAAGGTCATGGTCAGCGTGAAACCGTCCATTTCCGTGTTGAACTGATCAGCGGTGTTGTCGATGAAAACGTTCGCGTTTGACCCGGCGTTC
This DNA window, taken from Roseovarius sp. S88, encodes the following:
- a CDS encoding NAD(P)/FAD-dependent oxidoreductase encodes the protein MQADVTILGAGIVGICTALALTERGLKVHLVDRDAPGQATSFGNAGVISPWSIVPQSMPGIWKQIPRWVLDPNGPVSIKPSYAPKLVGWALRFLSHGREDRVRATSSAMDTLNRDCVTLFRHHLAGTGHENLIRDSYYVHAFRDPRAARIDSLDNMLRRDAGAEVERIGPAELQSLEPALSQDFQAAILIKDQARAVSPGQLGRVLANKFRKQGGIVQKATVHAIRPADESGWTYVTNAGEVTTPKLVLAMGVWSAELLKPLGLRVPLQSERGYHVSFTSPGVTLNNSILDVDKKFVASSMEDGLRVAGTAEFAGLDAPENKKRLNSLVKLARHLSPNLNTDEYTTWSGQRPSLPDSLPCIGELEGFPNLITAFGHSHYGLMMAPKTGKIVADIATGTKTNIDLKPFRAERF
- a CDS encoding Hint domain-containing protein, encoding MAVFTLSTIYLGNYADFDPIDGNATPGDTSGLLGTYYGAGNAASANIVELTANDANSDGLIDSNDTASPDTITYDLGSGVVTTQYDSLFNVDSTVTFAPGSGEPDYNGLGGVIQTETGDLFFVMIDDDTGFGSNAFDDVAIQSITINSVTTFGSQSGATYSDDQSFVPCFTAGVTIKSPNGDVPVEHLRKGDWVTTLDNHYQRIVWIGRRNLSSQYLQNQPNLLPICISAGSLADGVPCRDLVVSPQHCLLLGSKIIQRVTGKDEVLIPAKKLLGLSGVHKVQSRLGVQYFHFALKSHELVWANGALSETLFLGPQVRSALSQGPTLEFGNVFGRSRPSEIPMMKHPARLVLRKNQRVRCLIARHQKNRMPFVPPLSSAGL
- a CDS encoding S-methyl-5'-thioadenosine phosphorylase: MPQTCIAVIGGSGIYDIDGLEGADWVSVDSPWGVPSDQFLTGMLNGVKMVFLPRHGRGHVYSPSTVPYRANIDALKRLGVTDVISVSACGSFREKMAPGDFVIVDQFIDRTFAREKSFFSAGFVAHVSVAHPTCPRLGEACETAARETGITVHRGGTYLAMEGPQFSTLAESKMYRESWGCDVIGMTNMPEAKLAREAELCYASVAMITDYDSWHPDHGEVDVTQIIATLMGNADNARTMVSRLPDLLGPERAPCPHGCDRALEYAILTAPEARDPALAAKLDAVARRVLCPREDA
- a CDS encoding LysE family translocator — protein: MPLDLWLTFVAASTALLLIPGPTILLVLSYALSQGRRVAVASATGVALGDLVAMSASLAGLGALVLASATLFTILKWVGAIYLIYLGIKLLRSAPSSDLETLTPNEKPARGVFWRAAAVTALNPKSIAFFIAFVPQFVSVKQPLLPQFTILIATFVGLAAINALAYALLADKLRQTIGRGSVITMLTRGGGVALIGMGVMTATLRRSA
- a CDS encoding DoxX-like family protein; translation: MTDAYGKVLVLGADGFIGRHLAFGLRDAGWDVLASARHPERLARMGFNTLKADLTSAEAQTQDYWSRKLEDVTHVVNAAGVLHASDATYKAVHVDAPNALYAAMKTTRGILISAVGIDEADTAFARYRRGGEQAAEAHGITILRAGLVLADTSYGGSSLARSLAALPFVTPVVGNGTQTFNPVHASDLSLAVDHMLRTPPGPERHEIGGPETVTQRDMIAAMRRWLGLRPTLILPLPMALARMIGRLGDAMQWGPISATSVAQLNSGVVAQPDAAIANMPDTPRGFSQFLFARPAGTQDLWHARLYLFRPLVRVVLGVLWLASGILGLILPSESFLPLVQNATLPDGLLIALARLGGLVDLAIAAALFRGWRPKLVACLQAAMVLSYTVAFTALAPVLWLLPLGGLLKNLPILALIAIMAILEDER
- a CDS encoding DUF2269 family protein; translated protein: MDPYLIAKWLHILSSTVLFGTGIGTAFQMVWAMRTKKVETFHSVTSGVVVADWIFTTPAGILQPLTGIWLIYLTGYSLSEPWLIVTFALYALAFVCWFQVVRLQIRIRDLARAALDHGKPLSSEASRAYKKWFVLGWPAFIGLTIVFWLMVSKPALW
- a CDS encoding adenine phosphoribosyltransferase — encoded protein: MPNSKPIKDYIRTIVDFPHEGIMFRDVTTLFADPRGFRMAIDQLLHPYAGMQIDKVVGLEARGFILGGAVAHQLSVGFVPIRKKGKLPGAVISEEYQLEYGEAIVEVHDDAITAGEKILVVDDLLATGGTAEAGIKLVERLGGEIIGCAFVIDLLELGGRAKLEAMGMDVHALCDFEGV
- a CDS encoding OsmC family protein → MTTDNLLSCTTLDIETMQNTKAHLQENPNDAKGSFSSTTKWLGGAQAKTTARSFTIKTDEPTPLGGKDENIDPMELLLAALGSCLTIGWVTHANLRGVDFSDLEITVTAPFDLRGYLEIDKDVRPGFGELSYDIKVKTDASDEQLNEIQMAAELGSPMFDNIKNMTPVSGYVART